The following proteins are co-located in the Haloprofundus halophilus genome:
- a CDS encoding MFS transporter: MDRRSYFKSFYFLYFAAWSGFVVFRNAYFEDIGLTGVEMGTVGFLLRTAGILALPAWGLLSDRFGAQKRILIVSVCGAGALGLSYPQAAAVFPLVAAVTVGFAAFRAPIRPVANAMLLSAGLSYGSVRAYGSVAFGIAAIGAGIASARFGSVVVFYAFGVGMAVLALLLLRIPVDRRPPTESVGLRAASLLRDRNFAALVVAAFLMGTLFPAGSAYLSVYVRSLGGSDALTGISVAAKTLGEAAVFLAAARFTTSYRRLLAAGAACHVVTFAAYASAPAPAFVVALQLLLGVGYAAFMLAAVNLAHELAPASIGSTAQTFLTGFGFAAGSGVGELASGRLLDLVGVQSMYAYVAAVGLVVILVSGFLDGSLGTDGLLPADG; encoded by the coding sequence ATGGACCGCCGAAGCTACTTCAAATCGTTTTACTTCCTCTACTTCGCGGCGTGGAGCGGGTTCGTCGTGTTCCGCAACGCGTACTTCGAGGATATCGGGTTGACCGGCGTGGAGATGGGTACCGTCGGCTTTCTCCTCCGGACGGCCGGCATCCTCGCGCTCCCCGCCTGGGGGCTACTGAGCGACCGCTTCGGCGCCCAGAAGCGAATTCTCATCGTCAGCGTCTGCGGCGCGGGTGCGTTGGGGTTGTCGTATCCGCAGGCTGCGGCGGTGTTTCCGCTCGTCGCGGCCGTTACGGTCGGGTTTGCGGCGTTCCGCGCACCGATTCGACCGGTGGCGAACGCCATGCTACTCTCTGCGGGACTGTCGTACGGAAGCGTCCGCGCGTACGGTAGCGTCGCCTTCGGTATCGCGGCGATCGGCGCCGGCATCGCCAGCGCGCGTTTCGGTTCCGTCGTCGTGTTCTACGCGTTCGGTGTCGGTATGGCGGTGCTCGCGCTCCTTCTCCTCCGGATACCGGTCGACCGAAGGCCGCCGACCGAGAGCGTCGGTCTCCGGGCGGCGTCGCTCCTGAGAGACCGAAACTTCGCCGCTCTAGTCGTCGCAGCGTTTCTGATGGGGACGCTGTTCCCGGCGGGAAGCGCGTACCTGTCCGTCTACGTCCGGAGTCTCGGCGGGAGCGACGCGCTCACCGGCATCTCCGTCGCCGCCAAGACGCTCGGCGAGGCGGCCGTCTTCCTCGCCGCAGCGCGGTTCACCACGTCGTACCGTCGGCTCCTCGCCGCGGGTGCCGCCTGTCACGTCGTTACGTTCGCGGCGTACGCGTCTGCGCCCGCGCCGGCGTTCGTCGTCGCCCTCCAACTGCTTCTCGGCGTCGGCTACGCGGCGTTCATGCTCGCAGCCGTGAACCTCGCCCACGAACTCGCGCCCGCCTCCATCGGGTCGACCGCGCAGACGTTTCTCACCGGGTTCGGCTTCGCCGCGGGGTCGGGCGTCGGCGAGCTCGCGTCCGGCCGTCTTCTCGATTTGGTCGGCGTCCAGTCGATGTACGCGTACGTCGCCGCGGTCGGACTCGTCGTCATCCTCGTGAGCGGGTTCCTCGACGGGTCGCTCGGTACCGACGGACTGCTTCCCGCTGACGGCTGA
- a CDS encoding glucose 1-dehydrogenase, whose product MRAVVVEKGESRPTVRDVPDPTPEPGEALLRTLRVGIDGTDHEVIRGNHGGYPPGDDYQILGHEAVAVVEDANGTELEEGELVVPTVRRPPGETNDYFERDEPDMAPEGLYVERGIVGAHGYMSEFFTSPSEFLVPVPDEFAEHGFLVEPISNTEKALEHAFAARSAFEWDPTSALVLGNGPLGLLTLAALQTPSLPFERTYCLGRRDRPDPTIDVVERLGSTYVDSRETPVDEIPGAHEAVDFVYEATGYAKHAFETVDALAPNGVGALLGIPNDWEFEVDGGRLHRELVLENKALFGSVNSNVRQFEAAKKRFTEFPDWFADALVTGVYSLSEVDAAFETGDDVIKTVVEFDTP is encoded by the coding sequence ATGAGAGCCGTCGTCGTCGAGAAAGGCGAGTCCCGTCCGACGGTCAGGGACGTGCCCGACCCGACCCCCGAACCCGGGGAGGCTCTCCTACGGACGCTGCGGGTCGGTATCGACGGAACCGACCACGAGGTCATCCGCGGAAACCACGGCGGCTACCCCCCTGGTGACGACTATCAGATTCTCGGCCACGAAGCCGTCGCCGTCGTCGAAGACGCCAACGGGACCGAACTGGAGGAGGGTGAACTCGTCGTGCCCACCGTGCGCCGACCGCCCGGAGAGACGAACGACTACTTCGAGCGCGACGAACCCGACATGGCTCCGGAGGGGCTGTACGTCGAACGCGGCATCGTCGGCGCTCACGGCTACATGTCCGAGTTCTTCACGAGTCCGTCGGAGTTTCTCGTCCCCGTCCCCGACGAGTTCGCGGAGCACGGCTTCCTCGTCGAACCGATATCGAACACCGAGAAGGCGCTCGAACACGCGTTCGCCGCCCGTTCGGCGTTCGAGTGGGACCCGACGAGCGCGCTCGTCCTCGGGAACGGACCGCTCGGACTGCTGACGCTCGCCGCGCTGCAGACGCCGTCGCTGCCGTTCGAGCGCACGTACTGTCTGGGTCGCCGCGACCGGCCGGACCCGACCATCGACGTCGTCGAACGACTCGGGTCGACGTACGTCGACTCCCGAGAGACGCCGGTCGACGAGATTCCGGGGGCGCACGAGGCTGTCGACTTCGTCTACGAGGCCACCGGCTACGCGAAGCACGCCTTCGAAACCGTCGACGCGCTCGCGCCGAACGGCGTCGGCGCACTCCTCGGTATCCCGAACGACTGGGAGTTCGAAGTCGACGGCGGCCGCCTGCACAGAGAACTCGTGCTGGAGAACAAGGCGCTGTTCGGCAGCGTCAACTCTAACGTTCGGCAGTTCGAGGCCGCGAAGAAGCGATTCACCGAGTTCCCCGACTGGTTCGCCGACGCGCTCGTCACGGGCGTCTACTCGCTGTCGGAGGTCGACGCGGCGTTCGAGACGGGAGACGACGTCATCAAGACAGTCGTGGAGTTCGACACCCCGTGA
- the rdfA gene encoding rod-determining factor RdfA — MENGTEGADGRSKTSRSPRQCKVGRLIEVYDLDGLGEMLEVRWTAAGDDRSSLRELATEFNRRLLESALESAGVSLLDGEVENYYRLLTDDEVTSGTRVQAERTLERHGIDVDAVKTDFVSHQAVHTYLVKYRGVSRDSSTTGNRTEKIDTNIGRLRSRTQTVTANSLESLVSAGELEVGEIDVLVDINVHCDICGETLTVDQLLADGGCGCHRE, encoded by the coding sequence ATGGAGAACGGAACGGAAGGGGCGGACGGACGGTCGAAAACGAGTCGGTCGCCCCGGCAGTGCAAGGTCGGACGGCTGATAGAGGTGTACGACCTCGACGGATTGGGCGAAATGCTCGAGGTCCGCTGGACCGCCGCCGGCGACGACCGGTCGAGCCTCCGCGAACTCGCGACCGAGTTCAACCGTCGACTGCTCGAATCGGCCCTCGAATCGGCGGGGGTGAGCCTCCTGGACGGCGAGGTCGAAAACTACTATCGGCTCTTGACCGACGACGAAGTGACCAGTGGGACGAGAGTACAGGCCGAACGGACCCTCGAGCGGCACGGCATCGACGTCGACGCCGTGAAGACCGATTTTGTCTCACATCAGGCGGTACACACGTACCTAGTGAAGTACCGAGGCGTCTCCCGCGACAGTTCGACGACCGGGAACCGAACCGAAAAGATAGACACGAACATCGGCCGCCTCAGAAGTCGAACGCAGACCGTGACGGCGAACTCCCTCGAATCGCTCGTGTCCGCCGGCGAACTCGAAGTCGGTGAGATCGACGTGCTCGTCGACATCAACGTCCACTGTGACATCTGTGGGGAGACACTCACCGTCGACCAGTTACTCGCAGACGGCGGTTGCGGATGTCACCGCGAGTGA
- a CDS encoding PadR family transcriptional regulator, producing MHDLSGFQRDLLYVISGMDQPSGQQAKERLEQYLDDDINHGRLYPNLDTLVSKEYVEKGPIDRRTNYYAITERGENQIRERREWEESQFPFDRQTT from the coding sequence ATGCACGACCTAAGCGGCTTCCAGCGCGACCTGTTGTACGTCATCTCGGGGATGGACCAGCCCTCCGGACAGCAGGCGAAAGAACGGCTCGAACAGTATCTGGACGACGACATCAACCACGGGCGACTGTATCCGAACCTCGATACGCTCGTCAGTAAAGAGTACGTGGAGAAGGGACCGATAGACCGCCGAACCAACTACTACGCGATAACCGAACGAGGCGAGAATCAGATACGCGAACGCCGCGAGTGGGAGGAGTCGCAGTTCCCCTTCGACCGGCAAACGACCTGA